A stretch of the Porifericola rhodea genome encodes the following:
- a CDS encoding tetratricopeptide repeat protein: MENNSQKLYQLGFFCILCFLAACGDSEKRERDSFFVKGNVKLNEGEHMEAIRYYNEAINKDSAFADAYNNRGIAYYEEGKYGQAVLDYTEAIRHRDKYADAFYNRANAYYQLGDFDKSLEDLDSVAQYYPDSAYVYFTRGLALSESGKYIEAIEAMGQAIALDSTNAEAFVNRGTVYYYQQDYKNAQSDIAKAIALDEKEANAYNVKGLVLTEQGALKEALQAFNNALELSPYQPYFLNNRGYLYLQMDSLLLARTDINQSIKLDSRNAYAYRNKGLYYQKNGQPQEALRALKQSIRLNERTDKVHYYLALVYLDLNQKKEACRYLQQAQSNKVQEAAELLQEVCL; this comes from the coding sequence GTGGAAAATAACAGTCAGAAGCTATATCAACTGGGCTTCTTCTGTATACTGTGCTTTTTAGCAGCTTGTGGAGATAGCGAAAAGCGAGAAAGAGACTCTTTTTTTGTCAAAGGAAATGTAAAGCTGAATGAAGGTGAACATATGGAGGCTATTCGTTACTACAACGAAGCCATAAATAAAGATTCTGCCTTTGCCGATGCTTATAACAACAGAGGAATAGCATATTACGAAGAAGGCAAATACGGGCAGGCAGTACTGGATTATACGGAAGCGATTCGTCATAGAGATAAGTACGCCGATGCATTTTATAATCGTGCAAATGCTTACTATCAATTAGGAGATTTTGACAAAAGTCTAGAGGATTTGGATAGTGTGGCCCAATACTATCCAGACTCCGCCTACGTATACTTCACCCGAGGACTTGCACTAAGCGAATCTGGCAAATACATAGAAGCGATAGAAGCTATGGGGCAGGCTATAGCGCTGGACTCCACCAATGCTGAGGCTTTTGTAAATAGGGGCACAGTCTACTATTATCAGCAAGACTATAAGAATGCACAGTCAGACATAGCCAAGGCCATTGCTTTAGATGAAAAAGAAGCAAATGCTTATAATGTGAAAGGGCTGGTGCTTACCGAGCAGGGAGCCCTGAAGGAAGCCCTTCAGGCTTTCAATAATGCACTAGAGCTTTCTCCTTATCAACCTTATTTTTTAAATAATAGAGGCTACTTGTATCTGCAAATGGATAGCTTGTTATTAGCCAGAACGGATATTAACCAAAGCATTAAGCTGGATTCAAGAAATGCTTATGCCTACCGCAACAAAGGCTTGTATTATCAAAAAAATGGTCAGCCTCAGGAAGCATTACGTGCGCTCAAGCAGTCTATCAGGCTAAACGAGCGAACCGATAAGGTACACTACTATCTGGCCTTGGTATATCTAGATCTGAATCAAAAAAAAGAAGCCTGCCGATATTTACAGCAGGCTCAATCCAATAAGGTACAGGAAGCAGCGGAATTACTGCAGGAGGTATGCTTATAA
- a CDS encoding M28 family peptidase, whose translation MNTIKVMKVKVLAVLFLFATFSGFAQQAQDSIALKFGNTITSDDLREHLYIVASDSFGGRNTGSKELEMAANYLIKEYKSNNLEGIVDGGHQQYFPVLESRWDQPSIDINGQTFNFMEDFYGFPRMNQSMEEKISEVTFVGYGIESEKYNDYKKEEVEGKALLILAGEPMSADSTYFVTGTTDKSRFTSNFSASMRTKQEIAAQKGASLVLMVDDNFASNSRRYGAYMKMPSMMLPDNAPDIQANFIFISPKMANALLSNKDLEKLKAKINKKGKSKPFTIKADISLGLVKNNEEIQTSNVLGFIEGSDLKDEVIVITSHYDHVGTTDGQVYNGADDDGSGTVAVLEIAEAFAQAKAEGKGPRRSLLFMNVSGEEKGLLGSEYYTSNPVIPLENTVANLNIDMIGRTDNEHNKDDQYVYVIGSNRLSTELHQINEEANATYTNLVLDYKYNAFDDPNRFYYRSDHYNFAKHQIPIIFYFNGVHEDYHQPGDTPDKINYELLEKRARLVFYTAWQLANQDKRIEVDVRGK comes from the coding sequence ATGAATACGATCAAAGTGATGAAAGTAAAAGTACTGGCTGTGCTTTTTCTTTTTGCCACCTTTTCTGGCTTTGCCCAGCAGGCGCAAGATTCTATTGCTCTTAAATTTGGCAATACGATTACCTCTGACGATCTGCGCGAACACCTTTACATTGTGGCTTCAGACTCATTCGGAGGGAGAAACACTGGTTCTAAAGAGTTGGAAATGGCTGCCAATTACCTTATTAAAGAGTATAAGTCTAACAACTTAGAAGGAATAGTAGATGGCGGACACCAGCAGTATTTTCCTGTGCTGGAGTCTCGTTGGGATCAGCCGAGCATAGATATCAACGGACAGACCTTCAATTTTATGGAAGATTTCTATGGTTTTCCCCGTATGAATCAGTCTATGGAGGAAAAAATTAGTGAAGTTACTTTTGTCGGCTACGGTATTGAGAGTGAGAAATACAATGATTACAAAAAAGAGGAGGTAGAAGGGAAGGCTTTGCTAATACTGGCAGGTGAGCCTATGTCTGCAGATAGCACATATTTTGTAACTGGCACTACCGACAAATCTCGTTTTACTTCCAACTTTTCTGCTAGCATGCGTACCAAGCAGGAAATTGCTGCTCAAAAAGGAGCCAGCCTGGTTTTAATGGTAGATGATAATTTTGCCTCTAACTCTCGCCGCTATGGAGCATATATGAAAATGCCCAGCATGATGTTGCCAGATAATGCCCCAGACATTCAGGCTAATTTTATTTTTATCTCGCCGAAAATGGCTAATGCGCTATTAAGCAATAAAGACCTGGAAAAACTGAAAGCAAAGATCAACAAAAAAGGTAAATCTAAACCCTTTACTATTAAAGCTGATATAAGCTTAGGCCTGGTAAAAAACAATGAAGAGATACAAACTTCTAATGTACTGGGATTTATTGAAGGTTCTGACCTAAAAGATGAAGTGATTGTAATTACTTCTCACTATGACCATGTTGGTACTACCGATGGGCAGGTTTACAATGGTGCAGATGATGATGGCAGTGGTACAGTTGCAGTTTTAGAAATTGCTGAAGCTTTTGCTCAGGCCAAAGCAGAAGGTAAAGGACCTCGTCGTAGTCTCCTTTTTATGAATGTGTCTGGTGAAGAAAAAGGGCTATTGGGCTCTGAGTATTATACTAGCAACCCTGTTATTCCTCTTGAGAATACAGTAGCTAACCTTAATATTGACATGATAGGGCGTACCGATAACGAACATAACAAAGACGACCAATACGTATATGTAATTGGTTCTAACCGATTAAGCACAGAACTGCATCAGATTAATGAAGAAGCTAACGCTACTTATACCAATCTGGTACTAGATTATAAGTATAATGCTTTTGATGATCCTAACAGGTTTTACTATCGTTCAGACCATTATAACTTCGCTAAGCATCAGATTCCTATCATATTTTACTTCAATGGCGTTCACGAGGATTATCATCAGCCGGGAGACACCCCAGATAAAATAAATTACGAACTGCTGGAGAAGCGTGCCAGACTGGTATTTTATACTGCATGGCAATTGGCTAATCAGGATAAAAGAATAGAAGTAGATGTTCGTGGAAAATAA
- a CDS encoding ABC1 kinase family protein → MKEQSRIPTSKVQRASRFVRTGAKVGGNYVKYYAKKAFNPEHTRETLHSDNAEDIYEGLSELKGSALKVLQMMSMDKNLLPTAYGDRFAMAQYSAPPLSYPLVVKTFIKHFGKSPEKLYDTFSKNAKNAASIGQVHEATLNGRTLAVKIQYPGVADSVSSDLKIVKPFAIRLFNINERDLDHYMEEVESKLLEETDYELELSRSVEISQQCTHIDNLYFPKYYPELSSDKIITMDWLEGKHMKEFLQTNPSQEVRDMIGQALWDFYDFQIHSLHQVHADPHPGNFLMRKDGTLGIIDFGCVKVIPEDFYQKYFKLIRKDMLVNDNELDEIFYDLKFINDQDSEQDKKLFKGIFIEMIQLLGKPFHHDEFDFADDTYFQQIFALSEKVSNMKEVRESRTARGPRDALYINRTYFGLYNLLNALQAKVVTRKPEWLQVQKA, encoded by the coding sequence ATGAAGGAGCAATCAAGAATACCCACCTCAAAAGTGCAGAGGGCTAGCAGATTTGTGCGTACCGGAGCAAAAGTAGGTGGTAACTATGTTAAATATTATGCTAAAAAAGCTTTTAACCCAGAGCATACCCGGGAGACCTTACATTCCGACAATGCTGAAGACATCTACGAAGGACTAAGTGAGCTGAAAGGGAGTGCTCTTAAGGTATTGCAAATGATGAGCATGGACAAAAATCTTTTGCCAACTGCCTATGGTGATCGTTTTGCGATGGCTCAATATAGTGCGCCCCCTTTGTCATATCCTTTAGTGGTTAAAACCTTTATCAAACATTTTGGCAAATCTCCAGAGAAGCTATACGATACTTTTAGTAAAAACGCTAAGAACGCTGCTTCTATCGGACAAGTTCATGAGGCTACGCTAAATGGCAGGACTCTGGCCGTCAAAATTCAGTACCCAGGAGTAGCAGATAGTGTTAGCTCCGATCTTAAGATTGTAAAACCTTTTGCCATCAGATTGTTTAATATTAATGAGAGAGATTTAGATCATTATATGGAAGAGGTGGAGTCTAAGCTTTTGGAAGAAACTGATTATGAGCTGGAACTTAGTAGATCAGTAGAGATTTCTCAGCAGTGCACACATATAGATAATCTGTACTTTCCTAAATATTACCCAGAACTGTCTAGCGATAAAATTATTACGATGGACTGGCTGGAAGGAAAGCACATGAAGGAGTTCTTACAGACAAATCCTTCTCAGGAAGTAAGAGATATGATAGGTCAGGCTCTATGGGATTTCTATGATTTTCAAATTCATAGCTTGCATCAGGTGCATGCAGATCCTCATCCTGGGAACTTTCTAATGCGCAAGGATGGTACCTTGGGAATTATAGATTTTGGATGTGTAAAAGTGATCCCGGAAGATTTTTATCAGAAGTACTTCAAGCTGATACGAAAAGACATGTTGGTAAACGACAACGAACTGGATGAAATATTTTATGATCTGAAGTTTATCAATGACCAGGACAGTGAGCAGGACAAGAAGTTGTTTAAGGGAATATTTATTGAAATGATACAGTTGCTTGGTAAACCATTTCACCATGATGAGTTTGACTTCGCAGATGACACCTACTTTCAGCAGATATTTGCTTTAAGTGAGAAAGTATCTAATATGAAAGAAGTGAGAGAGTCCCGTACTGCCAGAGGCCCACGAGACGCTTTATACATCAATCGTACTTATTTTGGATTGTACAATTTGCTTAATGCGCTGCAAGCCAAAGTGGTTACTCGTAAACCGGAGTGGTTGCAAGTACAGAAAGCATAA
- a CDS encoding TetR/AcrR family transcriptional regulator, translated as MENSATKKNNKADTDKSATIKEAYVDYLLEHGHEPASVYQFMKMLKMKEGVFYDYYNSFSAIDKEIWKGYFDETLERIQSESVYNEYMVREKLLAFYYTWIEVLKDNRSYVTYSVGQIKRKGLRWTNTDFLSAFKSSFLEYGNELIAEGKETEEIVDRPIVGNRYNDGLWQQLLFVLKFWINDDTRGFERTDAAIEKAVNLSFDLMSRSAIDAAFDFAKFLYQGRK; from the coding sequence ATGGAAAATTCAGCAACAAAGAAAAACAACAAGGCTGATACAGATAAATCGGCCACGATAAAAGAAGCTTACGTAGACTATCTGCTAGAGCATGGACATGAGCCTGCGTCAGTTTATCAGTTTATGAAAATGCTGAAAATGAAAGAAGGTGTTTTCTACGATTATTATAACTCTTTTTCAGCTATAGATAAGGAAATATGGAAAGGCTATTTTGATGAGACACTGGAGCGGATACAAAGTGAAAGTGTTTATAACGAATACATGGTAAGGGAAAAGTTACTAGCCTTCTACTATACCTGGATAGAGGTACTTAAGGATAACAGAAGCTATGTTACTTATTCTGTAGGTCAGATTAAAAGAAAAGGATTAAGATGGACAAACACCGACTTTTTAAGTGCGTTTAAATCATCCTTTCTGGAATATGGAAACGAACTGATTGCAGAAGGAAAAGAAACGGAAGAAATAGTGGATCGTCCTATTGTAGGAAATCGCTACAATGATGGCCTTTGGCAACAGTTATTATTTGTGCTCAAATTCTGGATTAATGATGATACCAGAGGATTTGAAAGAACAGATGCTGCCATTGAGAAAGCTGTAAACCTATCTTTTGACTTAATGAGCAGAAGCGCGATAGATGCCGCTTTCGACTTCGCCAAATTTCTTTATCAGGGACGGAAGTAG
- a CDS encoding aldo/keto reductase, whose protein sequence is MSTSRTRLCSDGPEFSRLVMGTWRLVDEPALNAKETLRLIEECVDLGITTFDEADIYGNYGSEEVFGKALNLNPSLKHKIEVVTKCGIKLISDKRLAHKVKHYDTTKEHIIASVENSLKVMDLDHIDLLLIHRPDPLMNPDEIAEAFMLLNEGGKVFHFGVSNFTVRQFELLQSRMSLPLVTNQVEASLLYRELMLDGTIDYLFQHKISPMAWSPFGGGALFSKDSQYQDLHQVLAELSQKYDGAGYDQLALAWLYYHPANLIPILGTKKIERIKAAAAAEEIKLSREEWFKLWSAAGGQIP, encoded by the coding sequence ATGAGTACTAGCAGAACCAGACTATGTTCAGATGGGCCAGAATTTTCCAGACTTGTAATGGGAACCTGGCGTTTGGTAGACGAACCTGCCCTGAATGCTAAAGAAACATTAAGATTGATAGAAGAATGTGTAGATCTGGGTATCACCACCTTTGATGAGGCTGATATCTACGGAAACTACGGTAGCGAGGAAGTTTTTGGCAAGGCACTAAATTTAAACCCTTCGCTAAAGCACAAAATTGAAGTAGTAACCAAATGCGGCATCAAACTTATTTCTGATAAGCGTCTGGCCCATAAGGTGAAGCACTATGATACTACCAAAGAGCATATTATTGCTTCTGTAGAAAACTCCCTGAAAGTAATGGATCTGGATCATATAGATCTACTCCTTATCCATCGCCCTGATCCACTGATGAATCCTGATGAGATTGCCGAAGCCTTTATGCTGCTCAATGAGGGTGGTAAAGTGTTTCATTTTGGAGTATCTAACTTTACGGTGCGTCAGTTTGAGCTTTTACAGTCCAGAATGTCTTTGCCTTTGGTAACTAACCAGGTTGAGGCCTCATTGCTTTATCGTGAGTTGATGCTGGATGGCACAATAGACTATTTATTTCAGCATAAAATATCACCAATGGCTTGGTCTCCATTTGGAGGGGGGGCACTTTTTAGCAAAGACAGCCAATATCAAGACCTGCATCAGGTTTTAGCAGAACTGAGTCAGAAGTACGATGGTGCAGGCTACGATCAGCTTGCACTAGCCTGGTTATATTATCATCCGGCCAACCTGATACCAATATTAGGTACAAAAAAAATAGAGCGCATAAAAGCAGCAGCTGCCGCTGAGGAGATTAAATTGAGCCGCGAAGAATGGTTTAAGCTTTGGTCAGCAGCCGGAGGGCAGATTCCGTAA
- a CDS encoding AMP-binding protein, with translation MKVKEELPWLKNYPESVPKEIDPHAYESLADLFEESFQKYNEQTAFECMGKGISFNELNRQSAQFAAFLQHELGMKKGDRLAIQMPNLLQYPIVAFGAIRAGIVIVNTNPLYTSREMEHQFKDAGVKAVVILANFACNLEKIIQHTSIEHVIVTEIGDRLGGLKKGVVNFVVKHVKKMVPSYNLHKAIKLNDALNKGSKHQFVKPDIKGSDIACLQYTGGTTGVSKGAILSHTNLVANVEQMTIWMKVKLDEGKEVIITALPLYHIYAFTVNCLGMLKLGAKNILITNPRDMKAFLKDLKKYPFTVMTGVNTLYNALLNQEDFSNIDFSAFKVASAGGMAVQKVVAERFKSVTGVPIAEGYGLTETSPVLSTNRIDGQEKIGTIGLPVPSTHLIIADDNEQEVPIGEAGEIYAKGPQVMSGYWQKEEESKHAFSQDGWFKTGDIGVMDSEGYIKIIDRKKEMINVSGFNVYPNDIEDVVASHPKVMEVGAIGVPDEKSTEVVKICVVKKDASLTAEELTAYCKENMTAYKVPKIIEFRDELPKSNVGKILRRLLKEGETKV, from the coding sequence ATGAAAGTTAAAGAAGAGTTACCTTGGTTGAAAAACTATCCTGAGAGTGTACCAAAAGAAATTGATCCACACGCATACGAATCTCTAGCTGACCTCTTTGAGGAAAGCTTTCAGAAATACAATGAGCAGACTGCCTTTGAGTGCATGGGCAAGGGCATTAGCTTTAATGAACTTAACAGGCAATCAGCTCAGTTTGCTGCTTTTTTACAACATGAGCTAGGTATGAAGAAAGGAGACAGGCTTGCTATTCAGATGCCTAACCTTTTGCAATATCCAATAGTAGCGTTTGGAGCAATTCGTGCGGGTATAGTGATTGTAAATACCAATCCGCTATATACCTCTCGTGAAATGGAGCATCAGTTTAAAGATGCCGGCGTAAAGGCGGTGGTCATACTGGCCAACTTTGCCTGTAATCTGGAGAAAATTATTCAGCATACTAGTATAGAGCATGTCATAGTTACTGAAATAGGTGACCGCCTCGGAGGGCTCAAAAAAGGCGTGGTCAATTTTGTGGTCAAGCATGTTAAAAAAATGGTGCCTTCCTATAATTTGCATAAAGCCATCAAACTGAATGATGCTCTGAATAAAGGAAGCAAGCATCAGTTTGTAAAGCCAGATATTAAAGGAAGTGATATTGCCTGCTTGCAGTATACTGGTGGAACTACCGGTGTATCAAAAGGTGCTATACTTTCTCACACCAATCTGGTAGCTAATGTTGAGCAGATGACCATCTGGATGAAGGTCAAACTGGATGAAGGGAAAGAGGTAATTATTACTGCCCTACCTTTATATCATATCTATGCTTTTACAGTAAATTGTCTGGGTATGCTAAAACTGGGGGCGAAGAATATATTAATTACTAACCCCAGGGATATGAAGGCTTTTCTTAAAGACCTTAAAAAGTATCCTTTTACTGTAATGACGGGGGTTAATACCCTTTATAACGCTCTGCTCAATCAGGAAGACTTTTCTAATATTGACTTTAGTGCCTTTAAAGTGGCTAGCGCCGGAGGTATGGCTGTGCAGAAAGTAGTAGCTGAAAGATTCAAATCAGTCACTGGTGTTCCTATTGCCGAAGGGTATGGACTTACAGAAACTTCTCCGGTTTTGTCTACCAACAGAATAGATGGTCAGGAGAAAATAGGTACGATAGGTCTTCCAGTGCCTAGCACTCATCTGATTATAGCTGACGATAATGAACAGGAGGTACCTATAGGTGAGGCTGGTGAAATTTACGCAAAAGGTCCACAGGTAATGTCGGGCTACTGGCAAAAAGAGGAAGAAAGTAAGCATGCCTTTAGCCAGGATGGTTGGTTTAAGACCGGTGACATTGGGGTAATGGATAGTGAGGGTTACATCAAAATTATTGACCGTAAAAAGGAAATGATCAATGTGTCTGGATTTAATGTTTACCCTAATGATATAGAAGATGTAGTAGCCTCTCACCCTAAAGTAATGGAGGTTGGAGCTATAGGAGTTCCTGACGAAAAATCTACTGAAGTGGTTAAGATTTGCGTTGTTAAAAAAGACGCCAGCCTTACTGCTGAAGAGCTTACTGCCTATTGTAAAGAAAATATGACGGCATATAAGGTCCCTAAAATTATAGAGTTCAGAGACGAGCTTCCGAAATCTAATGTGGGTAAAATCCTGAGGAGACTACTCAAAGAGGGAGAAACAAAAGTATAG